One Paramisgurnus dabryanus chromosome 10, PD_genome_1.1, whole genome shotgun sequence genomic region harbors:
- the LOC135745294 gene encoding trace amine-associated receptor 13c-like encodes MGYETEDHETQYCFPAINSSCIKTKRSTFEYNIMYVFFSLMSVWTVFLNLLVIISISHFKKLHTPTNMLILSLAVADLFLGLIVMPLEAIRLIETCWYFGDTICRLFIFILGLLVSTSLSNLVLIAVDRYLAVCHPLLYPQKITTTRTIIIICVSWFCSLVYSISIVMIISQSRYTCYGECIIMPTFALIITDLFLSFLLPCIIIITLYLRIFYVAYQQVKVINSLMRSGKHLTEGSVRRKSESKAALTLGIIVTVYLFCWIPYYSLTLTPITRMTSVIAYFILWMVYINSGLNPLIYAIFYPWFRTSVKHILNLSKIFKTA; translated from the coding sequence ATGGGCTATGAGACAGAAGATCATGAGACTCAATACTGCTTTCCTGCCATTAACTCTTCATGCATCAAAACAAAACGCTCCACATTTGAATACAATATTATGTATGTGTTCTTTTCATTGATGTCAGTATGGACTGTGTTTCTGAATCTGCTGGTgatcatctccatctctcacttcaagAAGCTTCACACTCCAACCAACATGCTCATTCTTTCTCTGGCTGTGGCCGACCTGTTCTTAGGACTTATTGTCATGCCCTTGGAGGCGATTAGGTTGATCGAAACATGTTGGTACTTTGGTGACACTATCTGTAGACTGTTTATATTTATCTTGGGATTGCTTGTTTCTACATCTCTgagtaatttagttttaataGCTGTTGACCGTTATTTGGCTGTTTGTCACCCTCTACTGTACCCACAGAAAATAACAACGACTAGAACAATTATTATTATCTGTGTTTCCTGGTTCTGCTCTTTAGTTTATTCCATTTCAATTGTTATGATTATCTCACAAAGTAGATACACATGTTATGGAGAATGTATTATTATGCCTACTTTTGCACTGATAATCACTGACCTGTTCCTGTCTTTCCTGCTTCCTTGTATCATCATTATAACTTTATATTTAAGAATCTTTTATGTTGCATATCAACAGGTTAAAGTTATAAACTCTCTGATGAGGAGTGGAAAACATCTAACAGAAGGTTCAGTGAGGAGGAAATCTGAGAGCAAAGCCGCTCTGACATTAGGAATCATTGTGACGGTTTATCTGTTTTGCTGGATTCCCTATTATAGTTTAACTTTAACACCAATCACAAGAATGACTTCTGTAATAGCCTATTTTATATTATGGATGGTGTATATTAATTCAGGTCTAAATCCTCTCATCTATGCTATATTTTACCCCTGGTTTAGAACGTCAGTTAAACACATCCTAAATCTATCCAAAATTTTTAAAACAGCATAA